From Streptomyces chrestomyceticus JCM 4735, one genomic window encodes:
- a CDS encoding GAF domain-containing sensor histidine kinase: protein MTNGPGDGHGPGDGPGAGIPAVSSAILAMSRHLEVRDVLKTIVASARELLDAEYAALGVPDDHGGFAQFVVDGVGEEQWKAIGPLPRQHGILAAMLHNATPERLADVRADPRFGGWPAAHPDMSDFIGLPVADGDEILGALFLANKKCPKPAGGCGFTAEDERLLGILAQHAAIALTNARLYERSRELTIAGERARLAHELHDAVAQKLFSLRLTAQAATALVDRDPARAKGELQQVAALAAEAADELRAAVVELRPAALDEDGLVATLRSQTQVLDRAHHAHVTFEAQGVRALPAAQEEALLRVAQEALHNALRHAGADRVAVTLVRHGQGALLRVADDGRGFDTGAVRRAGRHLGLVSMRDRASGVGGRLTVESEPGKGTAVEMEVPGG, encoded by the coding sequence ATGACCAACGGACCGGGAGACGGACACGGGCCGGGAGACGGGCCGGGCGCCGGGATCCCCGCCGTGAGCAGCGCGATCCTCGCCATGAGCCGGCACCTGGAGGTGCGCGACGTGCTCAAGACGATCGTCGCCTCCGCCCGCGAACTGCTCGACGCCGAGTACGCCGCCCTCGGCGTGCCCGACGACCACGGCGGCTTCGCCCAGTTCGTGGTCGACGGCGTCGGTGAGGAACAGTGGAAGGCCATCGGCCCGCTGCCGCGCCAGCACGGCATCCTCGCCGCGATGCTGCACAACGCCACCCCGGAGCGGCTCGCCGACGTCCGCGCCGACCCCCGCTTCGGCGGCTGGCCCGCCGCCCACCCGGACATGTCCGACTTCATCGGCCTGCCGGTCGCCGACGGCGACGAGATCCTCGGCGCGCTCTTCCTCGCCAACAAGAAGTGCCCCAAGCCCGCGGGCGGCTGCGGCTTCACCGCCGAGGACGAACGGCTGCTCGGCATACTCGCCCAGCACGCCGCCATCGCCCTGACCAACGCCCGCCTCTACGAGCGCAGCCGCGAACTGACCATCGCGGGGGAGCGCGCCCGCCTCGCCCACGAACTGCACGACGCCGTCGCCCAGAAACTCTTCTCGCTCCGGCTGACCGCCCAGGCCGCCACCGCCCTGGTGGACCGCGACCCGGCGCGCGCCAAGGGCGAGTTGCAGCAGGTCGCCGCCCTCGCCGCGGAGGCCGCCGACGAACTGCGCGCCGCCGTCGTCGAGTTGCGCCCCGCCGCCCTGGACGAGGACGGCCTCGTCGCCACCCTGCGCTCGCAGACCCAGGTCCTGGACCGCGCCCATCACGCACACGTCACCTTCGAGGCCCAGGGCGTCCGCGCCCTGCCCGCCGCCCAGGAGGAAGCACTGCTGCGGGTCGCCCAGGAAGCCCTGCACAACGCCCTGCGGCACGCCGGCGCCGACCGCGTCGCGGTCACCCTCGTACGGCACGGCCAGGGCGCCCTGCTGCGCGTCGCCGACGACGGCCGCGGCTTCGACACCGGCGCGGTCCGCCGCGCGGGCCGTCATCTGGGCCTGGTGTCGATGCGCGACCGGGCGAGCGGCGTCGGCGGCCGGCTCACCGTGGAATCGGAGCCCGGCAAGGGCACCGCTGTGGAGATGGAGGTGCCTGGTGGGTGA
- a CDS encoding response regulator produces MGDTGAIRVLLVDDHQVVRRGLRTFLEVQDDIEVVGEASDGAEGIAAAEQLRPDVVLMDVKMPGMDGIEALRKLRELDNPARVLVVTSFTEQRTVVPALRAGAAGYVYKDVDPDALAGAIRSVHAGHVLLQPEVAGALLSQEDGNNGQGRGTSLTEREREVLGLIADGRSNREIARALVLSEKTVKTHVSNILMKLDLADRTQAALWAVRHGIGA; encoded by the coding sequence GTGGGTGACACCGGAGCAATCAGGGTGCTGTTGGTGGACGATCACCAGGTCGTCCGCCGCGGACTGCGCACGTTCCTGGAGGTCCAGGACGACATCGAGGTGGTGGGGGAGGCGTCCGACGGCGCCGAGGGCATCGCCGCCGCCGAGCAACTGCGCCCGGACGTCGTCCTGATGGACGTCAAGATGCCGGGCATGGACGGCATCGAAGCCCTCCGCAAGCTGCGCGAACTGGACAACCCGGCGCGCGTGCTCGTCGTCACCAGCTTCACCGAGCAGCGCACCGTCGTCCCGGCGCTCCGCGCGGGCGCCGCGGGCTACGTCTACAAGGACGTCGACCCGGACGCGCTGGCCGGCGCCATCCGTTCCGTGCACGCCGGACACGTCCTGCTCCAGCCCGAGGTGGCCGGCGCGCTGCTCTCCCAGGAGGACGGCAACAACGGGCAGGGGCGCGGCACCTCGCTGACCGAACGGGAGCGCGAGGTCCTCGGCCTGATAGCGGACGGCCGCTCCAACCGGGAGATCGCCCGCGCGCTGGTGCTGTCCGAGAAGACCGTCAAGACCCATGTGTCCAACATCCTGATGAAGCTGGACCTGGCCGACCGCACCCAGGCCGCCCTCTGGGCGGTCCGGCACGGCATCGGCGCCTGA
- a CDS encoding chaplin, giving the protein MKNIKRAVAVTIATGGLAVAGAGIASAQGVAQGHAVNSPGVASGNLLQVPVHVPVNVTGNTVSVVGVLNPAFGNRSHNS; this is encoded by the coding sequence GTGAAGAACATCAAGAGGGCCGTGGCCGTCACGATCGCCACGGGCGGACTCGCCGTCGCCGGTGCCGGTATCGCCTCCGCCCAGGGTGTCGCGCAGGGCCACGCCGTGAACTCCCCCGGCGTCGCCTCCGGCAACCTGCTCCAGGTCCCGGTGCACGTCCCGGTCAACGTCACCGGCAACACCGTCTCGGTCGTCGGCGTCCTGAACCCGGCCTTCGGGAACCGCAGCCACAACTCCTGA
- a CDS encoding chaplin family protein: protein MNTAKKAAFVLATAGLAAGAAAGSAAATGHAHANGAAAKSPGVLSGNLVQVPVSVPVNVSGNTVSVVGVLNPAHGNAAANH, encoded by the coding sequence ATGAACACCGCCAAGAAGGCCGCCTTCGTCCTCGCCACCGCCGGGCTGGCCGCCGGTGCCGCCGCCGGGTCCGCCGCCGCGACCGGACACGCGCACGCCAACGGCGCGGCCGCCAAGTCCCCCGGTGTCCTCTCGGGCAATCTCGTACAGGTCCCCGTGAGCGTGCCGGTCAACGTCTCCGGCAACACCGTCAGCGTCGTCGGTGTGCTGAACCCGGCCCACGGCAACGCCGCCGCGAACCACTGA